A single window of Narcine bancroftii isolate sNarBan1 chromosome 1, sNarBan1.hap1, whole genome shotgun sequence DNA harbors:
- the LOC138751703 gene encoding metalloreductase STEAP4-like: MDISTSNMIPLHQTGSRKRLDHQQESICIFGTGDFGRSLGMRLLKSGYPVVFGSRNPQKSALLPSGSQVFTHAEALKKAKIIFLAIHRENYDFLSALSSLLDGKVLVDVSNNLRMNQYPESNAQYLSQLVPKAIVVKGFNTVSAWALQSGSLDANKQVFVCGDDHNSKQQVMDVARSLGLTPLDQGSLLAAQEVENYPLLLFPMWRLPFIITASLTVFFFLYCVVIKVIHPYVKKNTNNSYLLMHSIPNTIFPIVSLLLLGLVYLPGVIAAFLQLYRGTKYKRFPDWLDKWMLCRKQLGLVAFAYGFLHVLYSLIIPLRYSSYWRRARYVATLVKSNSTSELKMVWTWRSDALYASGILGFSVFLLLAITSLPSVSNTMNWREFRFVQSKLGHVTLLLCTLHTALLGWNKFLFLSRYKWGLPPGYILSMVIPCIVLVLKLILITPCIDRMVTRIRQGWERKGKDSDSLNI, translated from the exons ATGGACATCAGTACATCAAACATGATCCCACTTCACCAGACAGGCAGCAGAAAAAGGTTGGACCATCAGCAGGAATCAATTTGCATCTTTGGAACTGGAGACTTTGGCCGATCTTTGGGCATGAGGCTGCTCAAGTCAGGATATCCAGTGGTGTTTGGTAGTCGAAATCCACAGAAATCTGCCCTGCTGCCAAGTGGTTCTCAGGTCTTTACCCACGCTGAGGCCCTGAAAAAAGCCAAGATCATTTTCCTGGCAATTCATAGAGAGAACTATGACTTCCTCTCAGCTCTGTCCAGTTTGCTTGATGGAAAAGTGCTGGTGGATGTAAGCAACAACCTCAGAATGAATCAATATCCTGAATCCAATGCTCAGTACCTGTCTCAGCTGGTCCCCAAAGCTATTGTGGTGAAGGGATTTAACACAGTCTCAGCCTGGGCCCTTCAGTCAGGCAGCCTGGATGCCAACAAGCAG GTCTTTGTTTGTGGTGATGACCATAACTCCAAACAGCAAGTGATGGATGTTGCCAGGAGTCTAGGCCTCACTCCATTAGACCAGGGATCTCTTCTAGCAGCACAAGAGGTGGAAAACTATCCACTACTGCTCTTTCCAATGTGGAGACTCCCATTTATAATAACAGCCAGCCTCACAGTGTTCTTCTTCTTGTATTGTGTGGTGATAAAAGTGATCCACCCTTATGTAAAAAAGAATACCAATAATTCTTATCTGTTGATGCATTCCATTCCCAATACCATTTTTCCAATTGTCTCCCTCCTTCTACTTGGGTTAGTTTACCTGCCGGGTGTGATTGCTGCATTCCTCCAACTCTACAGAGGGACCAAGTACAAGAGATTCCCTGACTGGCTCGACAAGTGGATGCTGTGTCGTAAACAACTCGGACTTGTAGCATTTGCCTATGGTTTCCTTCATGTATTGTATTCATTGATTATACCACTAAGGTACTCATCTTACTGGAGAAGAGCTCGATACGTTGCAACACTG GTGAAAAGTAACTCAACCTCAGAGTTGAAGATGGTCTGGACATGGCGAAGTGATGCATTATACGCATCTGGAATCTTGGGTTTCTCAGTCTTCCTTTTGCTCGCAATAACTTCCCTTCCATCTGTGAGCAACACAATGAACTGGAGAGAATTCAGATTTGTTCAG TCGAAGCTGGGTCATGTCACACTGCTGCTGTGCACACTGCATACTGCTTTACTGGGATGGAACAAATTTCTCTTCCTTTCACGCTATAAATGGGGGCTTCCACCAGGATACATCCTGTCCATGGTAATCCCATGCATTGTGCTGGTTCTAAAGCTAATTCTGATAACTCCATGTATAGACAGAATGGTCACAAGAATCCGACAAggatgggaaagaaaaggaaaagactcAGACAGTCTCAATATTTAA